Proteins found in one Solea senegalensis isolate Sse05_10M unplaced genomic scaffold, IFAPA_SoseM_1 scf7180000017657, whole genome shotgun sequence genomic segment:
- the LOC122764779 gene encoding programmed cell death protein 2-like, which yields MASSAQEVILLGVCDGELEPKRHRSSHLTNKVGGHPDWSPVISPPWPRCGHCGAPLAHVAQIYCPLEASPYHRTLRLFACPGAECCGRAESWRAIRSQSLEAEREPSRSAPAQEAPLSATDWCDSADDWGVEEEGDGWGGGGGVKEEAEAGGAVLSCRLQDLSLGESHDDVPVFRSFFVSVVDESDLRGEDDLDHAQQLLREYESREGVAVGGLDCGEGVGDRGQEKYEKSRARHGDAIFSRFMKRISICPQQILRYCRGGRPLFISEPPANTAPVVAPCGSCGGSRTFELQLMPALVSQLRRKDAEAELEFGTVLVYTCTNSCWTEGSGSAVEEFCYVQGDPDQKLFK from the exons ATGGCTTCATCCGCTCAGGAGGTGATTCTGCTCGGTGTGTGTGACGGAGAGCTCGAGCCAAAGAGACACCGGTCCTCGCACCTCACTAACAAAGTGGGGGGTCACCCGGACTGGTCTCCGGTCATCTCTCCGCCGTGGCCCCGCTGTGGTCACTGCGGAGCCCCGTTAGCTCACGTGGCTCAGATCTACTGCCCCCTGGAGGCGTCGCCCTACCACAGGACCCTGCGTCTGTTCGCGTGCCCGGGTGCAGAGTGCTGCGGCAGGGCAGAGAGCTGGAGGGCGATCCGCTCTCAGAGTCTGGAAGCTGAGCGGGAACCCAGCAGGTCTGCGCCCGCTCAGGAGGCGCCTCTGTCGGCCACAGACTGGTGTGACAGCGCTGACGACTGGggcgtggaggaggagggtgacggctggggaggaggagggggagtgaaggaggaggcagAAG cagggggcgctgttctCAGCTGCAGACTCCAGGACCTCTCTTTGGGAGAGTCACATGACGACGTTCCTGTTTTCCGCTCGTTCTTCGTCAGTGTGGTGGATGAGTCGGATCTTCGCGGCGAGGACGACCTGGACCACGCCCAGCAGCTGTTGAGGGAGTACGAGAGTAGAGAGGGCGTGGCAGTGGGCGGGCTGGACTGTGGCGAGGGCGTCGGCGATCGTGGGCAGGAGAAGTACGAGAAGTCAAGAGCCAGACACGGAGATGCCATCTTCTCCAGGTTCATGAAGAGGATCTCGATCTGTCCTCAGCAGATCTTGCGTTACTGTCGTGGCGGGAGGCCGCTCTTCATCTCGGAGCCGCCAGCGAACACGGCTCCGGTGGTGGCGCCGTGCGGCTCCTGCGGAGGATCCAGAACGTTTGAGCTGCAGCTGATGCCGGCGCTGGTCAGTCAGCTGCGGAGGAAGGACGCCGAGGCGGAGCTGGAGTTCGGGACGGTTCTGGTTTACACCTGCACCAACAGCTGCTGGACAGAAGGCTCTGGATCAGCCGTGGAAGAGTTCTGCTATGTTCAGGGCGACCCGGACCAGAAGCTGTTTAAATGA